Below is a genomic region from Halostella litorea.
AGAGGTTCTCGTCGAGGAAGCCCCGCTCCGGCGTGACGACGGCGAGCCGGTCGGCGTCGCCGTCGTTGGCGATCCCCAGGTCCGCGTCGCCGTCGCGGACGGCCGCTATCAGGTCCGACAGGTGCTCCTCGCTGGGCTCGGGGGACGCGCCGCCGAACTCGGGGTCGCGGTCGCAGCGCAGGCGCTCGACGGTCGCGCCCGCCCGCTCCAGCAGGGCGTCGGTCGTCCCGCGGCCGCTCCCGTGGATGGCGTCGTAGGCGACCGTCAGGTCCGAGAGGTCGGCGTCGACCAGGTCCATCGCGTGGTCGGCGTGGGGGGTCGCCAGGTCGACCTCCCGGACCGTCCCGTGGTCGGCCTCCGGGAGCGGGTCCGGCTCGGCGAGGCGGGCCTCGACGGCGTCCGTGACCTCCGGCAGCGCCGGCGCGCCGTCGGCGGGGATGAACTTCACGCCGTTGTACTCCGGCGGGTTGTGCGAGGCCGTCACCATCATCGCGCCAGCCAGGTCCCGCTCGACGATGGCCCAGGCGACCAGCGGCGTCGGGCGGTCGCGCTCGGGCAACAGCACGTCGTGGCCGTTGGCGGCGAGCACGCGGGCGAGTTCCTCGGCGAACCCGCGGGAGCTCTCGCGGGCGTCGTACCCCACCGCGACGGAGTCGTCCCCCCGGCCCTCGTCGGCGAGGTACGTCGCGACGGCCTGCCCGACCATCCGCACGCGGGGGGCGGTGAACTCCTCCAGGGTCGTCCGCCACCCGTCGGTCCCGAACGATATCGGCGTCTCCATACCGGCCCAACGCCGCCGAGGGCGAAAAAACCCCCGCGATCCGGGGGCTGGGCCGACCGCCGGGACGGTCACTCGAAGGCGCGGCGCAGTTCGATCCGGACCTGACAGTCCCCGTCGTCGGGGAACGAGAGGCTCCCGCCGCTGTTTTCGACGATCCACTTGACGAGCCAGAGGCCGAGGCTGCTCCCGTGGTCGAGTTGCGTCTCGTACTCCTGACGGAGCGCCCGCCGGTCGATCTCCGGGATGGGGCCGCCGGGGTTCCGGACGTCGAGCCGCACGAGCGCGGGGGACGGGGCCGAGATGCGCAGGGCGACCGACGGGGGGTCGGCGTCGGCGTGGACGACGGCGTTCGTGACCACCTCCTCGAGCGCCCGGTCGAGGTGCTTGTCGGCGTGGACCCGCACGTCGGCGTCGCCCGTGACCGCGACTTCGGCGTCCGGGTGGGCGTCCGCGACCCGGCCGACGGCCCGGTCGACCACCGAGCCGAGGGCGACCCGCTCGACGTCCGGTTCGGCGATGCTCCGCTCGACGTACCTGGCTTTCTCCGCGAGGTCGACGACGTCCTCGGCGCACTGCCGCGCGCTCGCCAGCCGCTCCCGGCCGGCGTCGTCCAGCCCCGCGCTCTCCTCGACGAGTTCGAGCAGGCCGTGGATCGCGTTCAGGTCGTTCCGGATGTTGTGCCGGAGGACCCGCGTGACGACCGACAGGCGCTGCTCCCGGCGGTGTATCTGCCGCCTGGCCTGGGCCAGGTCGTACGTCTGTTCGAGCATGAGCCTGGCGTTCGTCTGCGGGTCGGCCATGGACCGGTACTGCTTCGGCGGGATGTAGTACGGGTTCTCGCAGACGGCGTTGCGGTAGACGATCTGCTCGTGGGTCCACAGCGCCTTGGCCGCCGACTCGCCGCTGAACCGCCGGAGGTCGTACTGGCACAGCGCCATGACGGGGAGGTCCGGACAGCAGGCGTCGAAGTCGGCCTCGAAGTCGACGACGTGGTCGAACGTCTCGTCCGTGTGGAACGACCACGTGTTCTCCCCCGCCACCCAGAGCCCGTCGTACCCGTCCGCCACGCTCCCCTCGCAGGCCGCCCGCAGTTCGTCTATCATGCGGTCGGGGTCGAACCCGGCGTCGAGATACACCTCCGACGCGTCGCGGATCGCCAGGTCGCCGGCCTCGATCCGGGCGTCGACGTCGATCTCGAGGGAGCGAAGCGCCGCCCTGATCCGGGCCGCGTCGTTGTCGTCGACCAGATACAGACAGCGGTGCCCGGCCTGCAGTCCCCGGTCAACGTAGGCGGCCACGGCCGCCAGTTGCGCGTCGGTCGACTCGTAGAAAAGCGCCAGGTGGCGGGCGAGGTCGCTCCGGGCGAGGTCCGCCCGGAGGTCGGCGATGCTCCGCCCGGACCTGCCGACGTCCGCCGTCTCGGCCGCCGTGGCGGGTTCGGTCATCGGGTCGTAGTTACCACACTGTAATCATAAACCATTCGGGCGGCCGGAAAGCGCCGTCACGGCGCGTCGCCGCCCGGGCCGCGGTCGCCGTCGATCAGGCGCTCCTTGGCCGCCCGGGACAGCGACTTGACCTCGTGCTCTCGGGACATCGCGGCGGACTTCGAGTCGAACGACTCGACGTGGACGAGTTCCACGGGCGTCCGCCCGCGGGTGTACTTCGCGCCGTCGCCGGCGTCGTGTTCGCGGACGCGGCGCTGGACGTCCGTGGTGTAGCCGGTGTAGAGCGTGTCGTCGGCGCACTCGAGGACGTACACGTAGTGGGACACTGTCAGGTTCGATCGGCGGCGGCGGCCAAAAACGGCGTGATAGAGGAAGGCTTCGCGTGGTGGTCTTCCGCTATCGGTCTCAGTGGCCTCACGAGCCCCGGGCACGCTGTCGTGCGGCCTCGGCGATTCCTGCGTTCGCCGAGCAGCCTGGACAGGCGAAGATGCGCCCGTGCTCGTCTGCGAACACACGCGCGAACCGCTCGGAAACGTGTGCGTCGCAGTGGTCGCATGTGGGCATTGTTGTCAACCGGCACTTCGTTGGCCGGCACCCCGTGCTACGGCTTACTACGGTATATATCCTTTCCAAAATGGGACCCAATTTCGTAGTTTGCAAACTTCCGTTTCTCCTTCGGAAATCAAACCACGTCGATCGCGAGGTAAACACCGAGAACCGAAACTACTGTTTTCCGTTCCGGGTAGA
It encodes:
- a CDS encoding phosphoglucomutase/phosphomannomutase family protein, whose protein sequence is METPISFGTDGWRTTLEEFTAPRVRMVGQAVATYLADEGRGDDSVAVGYDARESSRGFAEELARVLAANGHDVLLPERDRPTPLVAWAIVERDLAGAMMVTASHNPPEYNGVKFIPADGAPALPEVTDAVEARLAEPDPLPEADHGTVREVDLATPHADHAMDLVDADLSDLTVAYDAIHGSGRGTTDALLERAGATVERLRCDRDPEFGGASPEPSEEHLSDLIAAVRDGDADLGIANDGDADRLAVVTPERGFLDENLFFAALYDYLLESDTGPAVRSVSTTFLVDRVAEAHGEAVVETPVGFKWVAEAMADHDALVGGEESGGFTVRGHVREKDGVLTALLAGAVAAEEPFDARVDHLLDEHGEIHQGKVSVDCPDAEKERVIADLEEVIPDAVAGAAVEDVVTVDGFKLLLSDGSWTLVRPSGTEPKLRVYAEADSEERVEALLAEGRELVEPLV
- a CDS encoding MEDS domain-containing protein; this encodes MTEPATAAETADVGRSGRSIADLRADLARSDLARHLALFYESTDAQLAAVAAYVDRGLQAGHRCLYLVDDNDAARIRAALRSLEIDVDARIEAGDLAIRDASEVYLDAGFDPDRMIDELRAACEGSVADGYDGLWVAGENTWSFHTDETFDHVVDFEADFDACCPDLPVMALCQYDLRRFSGESAAKALWTHEQIVYRNAVCENPYYIPPKQYRSMADPQTNARLMLEQTYDLAQARRQIHRREQRLSVVTRVLRHNIRNDLNAIHGLLELVEESAGLDDAGRERLASARQCAEDVVDLAEKARYVERSIAEPDVERVALGSVVDRAVGRVADAHPDAEVAVTGDADVRVHADKHLDRALEEVVTNAVVHADADPPSVALRISAPSPALVRLDVRNPGGPIPEIDRRALRQEYETQLDHGSSLGLWLVKWIVENSGGSLSFPDDGDCQVRIELRRAFE
- a CDS encoding GIY-YIG nuclease family protein — encoded protein: MTVSHYVYVLECADDTLYTGYTTDVQRRVREHDAGDGAKYTRGRTPVELVHVESFDSKSAAMSREHEVKSLSRAAKERLIDGDRGPGGDAP
- a CDS encoding DUF7563 family protein, giving the protein MPTCDHCDAHVSERFARVFADEHGRIFACPGCSANAGIAEAARQRARGS